The Syntrophales bacterium genome has a window encoding:
- a CDS encoding ABC transporter ATP-binding protein: MSDSRFLTPENCFIQVENISKSFGDVKAVYDVSFHVDRGTIFGLVGSDGAGKSTLLRMIATMIEPSSGRIQVGGMDVVSQKTSVKTVMGYMPQRFGLYQDLTVDENISFFMDIFGIFGQERKKRRERYLGFSNLLPFVDRLAGNLSGGMKQKLGLACVLIHQPTVLILDEPTNGVDPVSRQEFWEILSEMKREGMTVLISTAYLDEGEKCDRLAIMHKSRILDTATPEKMRSNFPDLEEAMIHRIKEVDEELVHDKFKM; encoded by the coding sequence ATGTCTGACAGCCGATTCCTGACCCCTGAAAACTGCTTTATTCAGGTTGAAAATATCTCCAAGAGTTTTGGGGACGTGAAGGCCGTCTACGATGTATCTTTTCATGTAGACAGGGGGACCATATTCGGACTTGTGGGGTCTGACGGGGCGGGCAAATCAACTCTGCTTCGGATGATAGCAACCATGATAGAGCCGTCTTCCGGACGGATTCAGGTCGGGGGGATGGATGTTGTCTCTCAGAAAACAAGTGTCAAAACCGTAATGGGATATATGCCGCAGCGTTTCGGCCTCTACCAGGATCTCACGGTTGATGAAAACATCAGTTTTTTTATGGATATCTTCGGAATTTTCGGCCAAGAGAGGAAGAAGCGGAGGGAACGGTATCTCGGGTTTTCCAATCTCCTCCCATTTGTTGATCGTCTGGCGGGTAATCTCTCCGGAGGTATGAAACAGAAATTGGGACTTGCCTGTGTTCTCATACATCAACCTACGGTTCTCATCCTCGATGAGCCGACCAACGGTGTGGATCCCGTATCACGGCAGGAATTTTGGGAGATCCTTTCTGAGATGAAGCGGGAAGGTATGACCGTTCTCATTTCAACGGCCTATCTGGATGAAGGAGAAAAGTGTGATCGCCTCGCCATCATGCACAAATCGAGGATTCTTGATACAGCAACTCCCGAAAAGATGAGATCCAACTTTCCGGATCTTGAGGAAGCCATGATCCATCGAATAAAAGAAGTTGACGAGGAACTTGTACACGATAAATTCAAGATGTGA
- a CDS encoding ABC transporter permease: MNTVKIKAIVRKEFYHLIRDFRSLYLAFVIPLLLILLFGYALSLDVDNIKTVVVDHDKTYLSRDFIRKLDASSYFNIANQLTDTKAVTEYLDNGWTTMAVIIPPGWTADINADRETPIQVLLDGSDPNFAGISRGYIMAFVEEYNSQLLLDFLNRKGMEKIKPPIEGRIRVWFNEDLESRNFIVPGIIAIIIMIVGAMLTSLVIAREYENGTMETIRSLPLRGAEFLTGKAIPYFFIGLIDVLVAVLMGQMLFGVVMKSSFWLMVLASSVYLFVALSLGLLISVVTKSQLVANQLALLITYLPSLLLSDFVFPIVNMPKILQIITYIVPARYFIDILNGLYLRNLGLDHLWPSYMVLAVMFVILTGMNLLVLKKEGM; encoded by the coding sequence TTGAACACGGTAAAGATTAAAGCCATTGTTCGAAAAGAATTCTACCACCTGATCAGAGATTTCAGGAGCCTGTATCTGGCCTTTGTTATCCCGCTTCTTCTGATTCTCCTCTTCGGTTATGCCCTCAGCCTGGATGTGGACAACATTAAAACCGTTGTGGTGGATCATGACAAAACCTACTTAAGCCGTGATTTCATACGCAAGCTCGACGCATCTTCCTATTTCAACATCGCCAACCAGCTTACGGATACCAAGGCTGTGACAGAATATCTGGACAATGGCTGGACAACGATGGCAGTGATTATTCCTCCTGGCTGGACCGCGGACATCAACGCGGACCGCGAAACTCCCATTCAGGTTCTACTTGACGGCAGTGATCCAAATTTTGCCGGCATATCACGGGGATACATTATGGCATTTGTTGAGGAATATAACAGTCAGTTACTCCTTGATTTTCTCAATCGTAAAGGAATGGAGAAGATAAAGCCGCCAATTGAGGGACGTATACGAGTCTGGTTTAATGAAGATCTTGAGAGCCGTAATTTTATCGTCCCCGGCATCATTGCAATCATTATCATGATCGTAGGAGCCATGCTGACCTCGCTGGTAATTGCCCGCGAGTATGAAAATGGGACAATGGAAACGATACGTTCCCTGCCTCTCAGAGGGGCTGAATTTTTAACAGGAAAAGCGATCCCCTATTTTTTTATAGGGCTGATAGATGTGCTTGTTGCCGTTTTGATGGGACAGATGCTCTTCGGTGTTGTCATGAAATCCAGCTTCTGGTTGATGGTACTTGCATCCTCAGTCTATCTGTTTGTCGCACTCAGTCTCGGCCTTCTTATTTCCGTTGTTACAAAATCACAACTGGTGGCCAATCAACTTGCCCTGTTGATTACTTATCTGCCTTCTCTGCTTCTTTCCGATTTTGTTTTTCCCATTGTAAATATGCCCAAAATCCTTCAGATAATAACTTACATTGTCCCGGCCAGATATTTTATCGATATTTTAAATGGGTTATATCTGCGAAATCTGGGGCTCGATCACCTGTGGCCAAGCTATATGGTACTGGCGGTCATGTTTGTTATCCTAACGGGCATGAATCTTCTTGTGCTTAAAAAGGAAGGAATGTGA
- a CDS encoding efflux RND transporter periplasmic adaptor subunit, translating to MKKKIGVIAFAALILGVGLLVYSGQRKAKLGELYYSGTMEATNSQLAFQVGGRVVNVSVREGESVENGQILAELDQSEYRARHEQASANLDRSAKKLRQLEMVLEIYRKTLPAEVARARAVVSSSRDTMEEARKHKKRYDTLFEKNVVSENEWETVKLRYQTANARLSEAEAVLEQAQSNLKKIEATEKEVEATKADVRAVRAALKITEIQLKYTKLKAPFNGIIASRNIELGEVVMPGREVLTLSDLSTVHLKIFVGETEIGKVKPGQRVEVRVDTFPDKIYKGEVSFISPEGEFTPKIIQTHKERVKLVYLVKVSIPNPDLELKSGMPADAWLR from the coding sequence TTGAAGAAAAAAATTGGTGTGATAGCTTTTGCTGCCCTTATTCTGGGTGTGGGTCTTCTGGTTTACTCGGGCCAGCGGAAGGCGAAACTTGGCGAATTATACTATTCTGGAACCATGGAGGCGACGAATTCTCAACTTGCTTTTCAAGTTGGTGGAAGAGTTGTAAATGTATCTGTTAGGGAAGGGGAGTCTGTAGAAAATGGACAGATTCTTGCGGAACTGGATCAATCTGAATACCGGGCTCGCCATGAACAGGCCAGTGCCAATCTGGACAGATCTGCAAAGAAACTGCGGCAATTAGAGATGGTTTTAGAAATATACAGGAAAACACTTCCCGCTGAAGTTGCAAGGGCGAGGGCCGTTGTTTCAAGCTCCAGGGATACTATGGAGGAGGCGCGGAAGCATAAAAAAAGGTATGATACGTTATTTGAAAAAAATGTTGTTTCGGAAAATGAGTGGGAAACTGTAAAGCTCAGGTATCAGACAGCGAATGCAAGACTGTCGGAAGCGGAGGCTGTTCTGGAACAGGCGCAGAGCAATTTAAAAAAGATTGAAGCTACGGAAAAGGAAGTTGAGGCAACGAAGGCCGATGTTCGGGCGGTGAGAGCAGCCCTTAAAATCACGGAAATTCAGCTCAAGTATACAAAGTTGAAGGCGCCTTTCAATGGAATAATAGCCAGCCGAAATATTGAGCTTGGGGAGGTGGTAATGCCTGGCCGTGAGGTCCTGACACTTTCGGATCTTTCCACTGTGCATCTGAAAATATTCGTTGGCGAGACAGAAATAGGTAAAGTAAAACCGGGGCAACGTGTTGAAGTGAGGGTGGATACTTTTCCTGATAAGATCTATAAGGGGGAAGTTTCATTCATATCTCCTGAAGGGGAGTTTACACCGAAGATAATCCAGACTCATAAGGAGAGGGTCAAGCTTGTATACCTTGTCAAGGTTTCTATTCCCAATCCAGACCTTGAATTGAAATCGGGAATGCCGGCCGATGCCTGGTTGCGGTAA
- a CDS encoding ABC transporter ATP-binding protein, giving the protein MTTQDAIFVKDLEKRFGQFVAVDRISFSVKRGEIFGLLGPNGSGKSTTIRMLCGIITPTSGSGVVAGHDICTEPEEIKNSIGYMSQKFSLYEDMTPFENLRFYLGIYNVPPDQWKERIEQILDIARLQDVRQRLTRELPPGWRQRLALGCALLHHPDILFLDEPTSGVDPITRRHFWEFIGRLAEDGVTIFVTTHYMDEAHNCQRIAVLDEGKIVTSGSPSEIIKETFPDRPEAGLNDVFVELMARRNN; this is encoded by the coding sequence ATGACGACACAAGATGCTATTTTTGTAAAGGATTTAGAGAAGAGATTCGGTCAGTTTGTTGCCGTGGACAGAATCTCTTTTTCTGTTAAAAGAGGGGAAATCTTTGGCCTGTTAGGTCCGAACGGTTCCGGGAAATCGACTACTATCCGGATGCTGTGCGGGATCATAACTCCGACGTCCGGTTCCGGTGTGGTTGCCGGACATGATATCTGTACGGAACCGGAAGAAATCAAAAACTCAATAGGGTATATGTCGCAAAAATTTTCCCTTTATGAAGATATGACCCCGTTTGAGAACCTCCGTTTCTACCTTGGAATATATAACGTGCCACCAGACCAGTGGAAGGAAAGGATTGAACAGATCCTGGATATTGCCCGTCTGCAGGATGTCCGCCAAAGGCTTACCAGAGAATTGCCGCCAGGATGGCGACAACGCCTGGCCCTGGGATGCGCCCTCCTTCACCATCCTGATATCCTCTTTCTCGATGAACCCACGTCAGGCGTTGATCCGATCACACGCCGCCATTTCTGGGAATTTATTGGAAGGCTGGCAGAAGATGGTGTGACAATCTTTGTTACCACACACTATATGGACGAGGCGCATAATTGCCAGCGGATTGCAGTCCTTGATGAGGGTAAAATAGTTACGTCCGGCAGCCCTTCAGAGATTATCAAAGAAACCTTCCCCGATCGCCCCGAGGCCGGCTTAAATGATGTTTTTGTTGAATTGATGGCCAGGAGAAACAATTGA